One window of Paenibacillus sp. FSL K6-3182 genomic DNA carries:
- a CDS encoding S-layer homology domain-containing protein, which yields MRKIGQILLAITLLVTFLINTETAAAAVAFTDTKTHWAKDEIATAINQGWINGYDAKTFKPNANMTRAEFLKSIAMAMKVKVEDTDTPFVDDTGWFRTYIATGLKQSIIKVGDYPENTFDPNRMITREEIARMTIRALGKDAEGVKSGYLAVAKKLEIMKGYPDGSMGGEKNATRAEAVVMILNTLMAKNGKPVAYPKTKEELNTLIQSLPSFKGNTTYGRNQTILINLKGTDTFQDNKVTIEYKAELKRTTLNTFESSADVKEFVKDILKYYYPISFEKAYSNYLKVDSSKAGDATDEIETTYDGRSFVVYKGSDDTGVSFWIGG from the coding sequence ATGCGGAAAATAGGACAAATCTTGCTCGCAATTACGTTATTGGTGACGTTTCTGATAAATACGGAGACAGCTGCGGCAGCAGTTGCTTTTACAGATACAAAAACGCATTGGGCAAAGGATGAAATTGCGACGGCTATTAACCAAGGATGGATTAATGGTTATGATGCAAAAACATTTAAGCCAAATGCGAACATGACGCGTGCAGAGTTTTTGAAGTCGATTGCGATGGCGATGAAGGTGAAAGTGGAAGATACAGATACGCCTTTTGTTGATGATACGGGTTGGTTCCGAACTTATATTGCTACGGGTTTAAAACAATCGATTATTAAGGTTGGCGACTATCCTGAAAATACATTTGATCCAAATCGTATGATTACGCGAGAAGAGATCGCGCGTATGACGATCCGTGCGCTAGGCAAAGATGCCGAAGGCGTAAAGTCAGGTTATTTGGCTGTGGCAAAAAAACTGGAGATTATGAAGGGTTATCCTGATGGTTCGATGGGCGGAGAGAAGAATGCAACTCGTGCTGAGGCAGTGGTGATGATTCTGAATACGTTGATGGCGAAGAATGGGAAGCCGGTGGCTTATCCGAAGACGAAGGAAGAGTTGAATACATTGATTCAGAGTTTACCTAGTTTTAAGGGGAATACGACTTATGGTAGAAATCAAACCATTCTAATTAACCTTAAAGGAACGGATACATTTCAAGATAATAAAGTGACAATTGAATATAAGGCTGAATTAAAAAGAACTACACTTAACACTTTTGAAAGTTCAGCGGATGTAAAAGAATTTGTCAAAGATATTTTAAAATATTATTATCCTATATCATTTGAAAAAGCCTATAGTAACTATCTTAAAGTGGATAGTTCTAAAGCCGGGGACGCTACGGATGAAATAGAAACGACTTACGATGGAAGAAGTTTTGTTGTATATAAAGGTTCAGATGATACAGGGGTATCCTTTTGGATTGGTGGGTGA
- a CDS encoding MFS transporter → MSAKEVTGAGESLLRNKFFQTIIFSNVLLQIGIWVRNFAILMYVTDKTNEDPFAISLMGFVEFLPIFVFSFIGGTFADRWKPRLTMIWCDFLSALSVFVVLITLLYGSWHMVYFATFVSAILSQFSQPSAMKLFKQHIPAEQLQSAMAMFQSLMAIFMVLGPSLGVISYQKFGIEVSIGVMGVAFLLSAVVLFRIPRDREVEKTDAALEKHFWKEFKDGFKYVWRSPVLKALGGTFALAGTAVGIAQTLGLFIVLERLGQPKEFLQYILMVNGIAMLVGGGAVMVIAKKVAPQKLLAIGLLMSSLCMIGVGLSTSIPITLVLQFISGLGFPMIQIGISTMILQYSEESYTGRVNGVLTPMFMGMMVIMTLVAGQLKTVFPLVGIYCVAGSIMFLGMLLLVPLFKHKPLVVQSSS, encoded by the coding sequence ATGTCTGCTAAAGAAGTAACAGGAGCGGGAGAAAGTTTGCTTCGAAACAAGTTTTTTCAAACGATTATATTTTCAAACGTATTGCTTCAAATTGGAATTTGGGTAAGGAACTTCGCTATTCTAATGTATGTGACAGACAAGACGAACGAGGACCCGTTTGCGATTAGTTTGATGGGCTTCGTGGAATTTTTACCGATTTTCGTGTTCTCGTTCATCGGAGGAACGTTTGCAGATCGCTGGAAGCCGCGGCTCACGATGATTTGGTGTGACTTTTTATCAGCGTTATCTGTGTTTGTTGTACTGATTACATTGCTTTACGGTTCATGGCATATGGTGTATTTTGCAACGTTTGTATCGGCAATCCTATCACAATTTTCACAGCCCTCTGCGATGAAGCTGTTTAAGCAGCATATTCCGGCAGAGCAATTGCAATCGGCGATGGCGATGTTCCAATCGCTTATGGCGATATTCATGGTGCTTGGTCCGTCACTTGGTGTCATATCGTATCAAAAGTTCGGCATCGAAGTTTCCATTGGAGTCATGGGCGTAGCGTTCTTGCTCTCCGCTGTCGTTTTGTTCAGAATTCCGCGTGATCGTGAAGTGGAGAAAACAGACGCTGCATTGGAGAAGCATTTCTGGAAAGAGTTCAAGGATGGATTCAAGTATGTATGGCGCAGTCCAGTCTTGAAAGCACTTGGAGGTACGTTTGCACTAGCGGGTACGGCAGTAGGAATTGCCCAGACGCTTGGCTTGTTCATCGTGCTTGAACGTCTGGGTCAGCCTAAGGAGTTTTTGCAATATATTCTGATGGTTAACGGGATAGCGATGCTGGTTGGCGGCGGGGCTGTCATGGTTATAGCCAAAAAAGTAGCTCCGCAAAAGCTGCTCGCAATTGGCCTATTAATGAGCTCGCTTTGTATGATTGGTGTAGGCTTATCAACAAGCATACCCATTACATTAGTGCTGCAATTTATTAGCGGTTTAGGCTTCCCGATGATTCAAATCGGTATTAGCACAATGATTTTGCAATATTCGGAGGAGTCCTATACGGGACGGGTCAATGGCGTGCTTACCCCGATGTTTATGGGGATGATGGTTATTATGACGCTTGTTGCCGGACAGCTCAAAACGGTGTTTCCGCTCGTCGGCATTTATTGCGTCGCAGGATCGATTATGTTTTTGGGAATGCTGCTCCTTGTTCCGTTGTTCAAGCATAAACCGCTTGTTGTTCAGTCTAGTTCTTAG